CTCTCTCGACTCGCGCACAGCAGCAATGATGTCCTCCCGAGTCAGGCCCGTTTGGACGCCCGGCACGTCAAGCGGAGAGCCCCCGGGACGCACCGGGCGGACGGCAAACTCGCTGCCGTCGCGACGCTTGATCCGAATCTCGCCGCGCTCACGTGCCTCATCGAGCAACCGAGCTAGGCGCTGCCGCGCCTCCGAGTATGTGTAGACTTTCATGCTTCACACCTCGATCACTTCGATTCCCAGGGCCCTCGCGACCTCGCACTGCGGCGTGTCCAAGGACAACAGCGGTGTATGGTATCGCTGGGCACACTGGAGCATGTACGAGTCGTAAGCGTAGATGCGGTGCTTCCAGCCGATCTCCACCGCCGCCGCGACCCCCACGTC
The sequence above is a segment of the Gemmatimonadota bacterium genome. Coding sequences within it:
- a CDS encoding type II toxin-antitoxin system Phd/YefM family antitoxin, with the protein product MKVYTYSEARQRLARLLDEARERGEIRIKRRDGSEFAVRPVRPGGSPLDVPGVQTGLTREDIIAAVRESRERSPKVSG
- a CDS encoding type II toxin-antitoxin system VapC family toxin, with the translated sequence MLDQIIAVPGAWSLEVGNALTALFRRHKLGIEQAQEALKSFHQIPVRLADVGVAAAVEIGWKHRIYAYDSYMLQCAQRYHTPLLSLDTPQCEVARALGIEVIEV